A genome region from Petrotoga sibirica DSM 13575 includes the following:
- the fabF gene encoding beta-ketoacyl-ACP synthase II yields MHKVVITGMGTINSIAKNTEEFLEGLKEMKNGIDKITQFDTSDHKVKIAAEIKDFDPQEYMDRKTAKRYDRFLQLAIAASDEAIEDAGLSQDQDWRENAAVIIGSGIGGFRTLYREFGVMNKKGPKYVSPFLIPMMIADMASGVVSIRHKLKGPNFTTVSACASAVHSIISSVMLIRSGEVDVAITGGSEAVIDPMPIAAFANMMALSQRNDEPKKASRPFDKDRDGFVMGEGAGILVLESEEHAKARGAKIYGYIAGYGMTGDAYHISQSDPEGEGAARAMKNALKMAELDPSEVNLINCHATSTPVGDNSEVKAIKKIFGEFADKPYLQSTKTLIGHTLGAAGAIELIASVIESHNHFVHGMPNLEESDEEMKTLNIPRKTQDAEVNVVLKNSFGFGGHNASLIFVKS; encoded by the coding sequence ATGCATAAAGTCGTAATAACTGGAATGGGAACTATAAACTCGATAGCAAAAAACACAGAAGAATTTTTAGAAGGTTTAAAAGAAATGAAAAACGGTATAGATAAAATAACTCAGTTTGATACCTCAGATCATAAAGTTAAGATAGCGGCTGAAATAAAAGATTTTGATCCTCAAGAGTATATGGATAGAAAAACAGCCAAACGTTATGATAGGTTTTTGCAATTAGCTATTGCTGCCTCAGATGAAGCTATTGAAGACGCCGGGTTGTCACAAGATCAAGATTGGAGAGAAAATGCTGCGGTAATAATAGGTTCTGGAATTGGTGGTTTTAGAACGTTGTATCGCGAGTTTGGAGTCATGAACAAAAAAGGTCCAAAGTATGTTAGCCCTTTTTTAATTCCAATGATGATTGCTGATATGGCAAGTGGAGTTGTTTCTATAAGGCATAAATTAAAGGGACCAAATTTCACAACGGTTAGTGCCTGTGCTTCAGCTGTCCACTCAATAATAAGTTCTGTGATGTTGATAAGGAGTGGAGAAGTTGATGTGGCCATAACTGGAGGTTCTGAAGCGGTTATTGATCCTATGCCTATAGCGGCTTTTGCTAATATGATGGCTCTTTCTCAAAGAAATGATGAACCTAAAAAAGCATCAAGACCTTTTGATAAAGATAGAGATGGATTTGTGATGGGAGAGGGAGCTGGGATATTAGTTTTAGAATCAGAAGAACATGCAAAGGCAAGAGGAGCCAAAATTTATGGATATATAGCGGGATATGGAATGACAGGAGATGCTTACCATATTAGTCAATCTGATCCAGAAGGTGAAGGTGCTGCAAGGGCAATGAAGAACGCCCTAAAAATGGCTGAATTGGATCCTTCAGAAGTGAATCTTATAAATTGTCATGCCACAAGTACTCCTGTTGGTGATAATTCGGAGGTGAAAGCTATTAAAAAAATATTCGGTGAATTCGCTGATAAACCATATTTACAATCAACTAAAACTTTAATAGGACATACTTTGGGAGCTGCTGGTGCAATTGAATTAATAGCTTCAGTTATAGAAAGTCATAATCATTTTGTTCATGGAATGCCAAATTTAGAAGAGTCCGATGAAGAGATGAAAACACTCAATATCCCAAGAAAGACTCAAGACGCTGAAGTAAATGTAGTTTTAAAGAACTCCTTTGGTTTTGGGGGACACAATGCATCTTTAATTTTTGTTAAATCATAA
- the fabZ gene encoding 3-hydroxyacyl-ACP dehydratase FabZ: MNVEEIMKILPHRYPFLLVDGLLELNEEKIKAFKNVSINEPFFQGHFPNYPIMPGVLIVEGMAQTAGLLLLKDTDENVIPLFTGIDKARFKKEVRPGDKLIYDLEILQKKANMFKLKGIATVEGQICAQAEIMVGIKKS; encoded by the coding sequence ATGAATGTCGAGGAAATAATGAAAATATTGCCCCATCGCTACCCTTTTCTGCTTGTTGATGGGTTATTAGAGTTAAATGAGGAAAAGATCAAGGCTTTTAAAAATGTAAGTATTAACGAACCTTTTTTTCAAGGTCATTTCCCAAATTATCCCATAATGCCAGGAGTACTTATTGTTGAGGGTATGGCTCAAACCGCTGGATTATTGCTTCTAAAAGATACGGATGAGAATGTAATTCCTTTGTTTACAGGTATAGATAAGGCTCGATTTAAAAAGGAAGTAAGACCTGGAGATAAATTGATATACGATTTAGAAATTCTACAGAAGAAAGCAAACATGTTCAAATTAAAAGGAATAGCTACTGTTGAAGGGCAAATATGTGCACAAGCAGAGATAATGGTAGGTATCAAAAAGAGTTGA
- a CDS encoding DegV family protein: MPKIGIVTDNTCDIDPKQLEEMGIGYVSLYVKWKGKFERAVDIDTDDFYEFLITSDYIPATSQPTPQDFEEVYKQMLKDYDELISVHLSGKLSGTYNSARIAAKEVDEKRIHIVESYEATWGLGYLVLELKKLIDSGDYNVEELKSFVEHFQEKVNVYFTVGSLNYLAKGGRIGKATAFVGSMLNIKPLLKLENGEILPVKRIRGYNKIIKELTSLAMEEKGKGELKNITVEHTGSLKLGGDLLDELVKLGVPREKIIFEPMDIIIGMHLGPDSGGIVTTWE; encoded by the coding sequence ATGCCTAAAATAGGAATAGTAACCGATAATACATGTGACATCGATCCAAAGCAATTAGAAGAAATGGGGATAGGCTACGTTTCATTGTATGTAAAGTGGAAAGGTAAGTTTGAAAGGGCTGTGGACATTGATACAGACGACTTCTATGAGTTTTTAATAACATCTGACTATATACCTGCCACTTCACAACCCACGCCTCAAGATTTTGAAGAGGTCTATAAACAAATGTTGAAAGATTACGATGAGTTAATATCTGTCCATCTTTCAGGAAAACTGAGTGGAACTTATAATTCTGCTAGGATAGCTGCTAAGGAAGTAGATGAAAAAAGAATCCATATAGTAGAAAGTTATGAAGCCACATGGGGTTTGGGTTATTTAGTACTAGAATTAAAAAAACTTATAGACTCAGGAGATTATAATGTAGAAGAGTTGAAGAGTTTCGTTGAACATTTTCAAGAAAAAGTGAATGTATACTTTACCGTTGGAAGTTTAAATTATCTTGCAAAAGGTGGAAGAATAGGGAAAGCAACTGCCTTTGTGGGAAGCATGTTAAACATTAAGCCATTGTTAAAACTGGAGAATGGTGAAATACTTCCCGTTAAAAGAATCAGAGGATACAATAAAATAATTAAAGAGCTCACCTCGTTGGCAATGGAAGAAAAAGGCAAAGGAGAGTTAAAAAATATAACCGTTGAACATACGGGAAGCTTGAAATTAGGCGGCGATTTATTAGATGAATTAGTTAAATTGGGAGTTCCAAGGGAAAAGATAATCTTTGAGCCAATGGATATAATAATAGGAATGCATTTAGGACCTGATTCCGGTGGAATAGTAACCACGTGGGAGTGA
- a CDS encoding TetR/AcrR family transcriptional regulator: MRGNSLEKKNKEGKLNLIMNVAEKIFVEKGYEKATMTEIAKRANLAKGTLYLYFSSKKDLYFTSVERALSALLASIIKKFSSCKNGFEKVVSMGETYVSFSLEYVDYYKLILNYETLEVHFGDKDPHVKKAYEKSEEIFRLLVSSVEEGIKDGSIDERLEPLKIAMVLWSEITGMVQQVSLRETLYEKWTGLKPLQIYEYYIEVTKKMLASSL; the protein is encoded by the coding sequence ATGAGGGGAAATAGTTTGGAAAAGAAAAATAAAGAGGGAAAGTTGAATTTAATAATGAATGTAGCAGAAAAAATTTTTGTGGAAAAAGGTTATGAGAAAGCTACAATGACCGAAATTGCAAAGAGAGCTAATCTTGCAAAGGGGACGTTGTATTTGTACTTTTCAAGCAAAAAAGATCTATATTTTACTTCTGTTGAAAGAGCATTATCCGCTTTGCTCGCATCGATTATTAAAAAATTTTCTTCTTGTAAAAACGGTTTTGAAAAGGTTGTATCAATGGGAGAAACATACGTATCTTTCAGTCTTGAATACGTTGATTATTATAAATTGATACTGAATTATGAAACCTTGGAAGTTCATTTCGGCGATAAAGATCCTCATGTAAAGAAGGCATATGAAAAGAGTGAAGAGATTTTTCGGCTATTAGTTAGCTCCGTTGAAGAAGGAATAAAAGATGGTTCAATAGATGAAAGATTAGAACCTTTAAAGATCGCAATGGTTTTATGGAGTGAGATAACTGGAATGGTTCAGCAAGTAAGCCTTCGAGAAACGTTGTATGAAAAATGGACGGGGTTAAAACCTCTGCAAATATATGAGTATTATATAGAAGTAACAAAAAAAATGTTGGCTTCTTCTTTATAA